The sequence TCCTCACCCTCTTTCTCAAAATCCCGCAAGGCCGATGACCGAATCCAGAAAACGAGCCCCCCGGCGACCGTGGCTGAAGCCCTATGGCGAACTGCCCGCCTCCGGACAGGCCGCATTTCTCTGGGCCTCATTCCTTCTTCCGCTCATCGCCTGGGCGATCGTGAGCTACGTGCCCTTCGTCTGGCATCCGCTCGTCGAGATCAAGGAACCCGGCGGGGTCTCCTATTTCCATCCCGGCACCCTGATCGACCGGAAAATCTTCAAGGCGGAGAACGCAAAGATGCGCGACGCCGGTCTGCCCATCGCCACCGGCCGACCAGCCAATCCCGTTTTCCTCCCGGCCCCCCACGAGGTCGCCATCTCGTTCTACAAGAGCTTCACCACACCCCCGCGCCGCAAGGGCGAAAAATGGCTGCACGAGAGCCTCTGGCAGAGCATTCAGGTCATCTTCTGGGGCTTCACGGTCAGCTCGCTCATCGGCGTGCCGCTCGGCATTCTTTGCGGCGTTTACGCGCCGATCTCGCGGATCACGGAGCCCTTCGTGGACTTCACCCGCTACATGCCCGCGCCAGCCTTCGGCGCACTCGCCGTGGCGGTGCTCGGCATTTACGATCCTCCCAAGGTCGCCATCATCTTTCTGGGCACCTTCTTCCAGCAGGTGCTCGTCATCGCGAATACCACGCGCAAGCTCGACACCTCGCTCATCGAGGCCGCCCAGACGCTCGGCGCCAACCGCCTCCACCTGCTCTTCCGCATCATCGTCCCCGGCATCGCCGTCGACCTCTACAACGACATGCGCATCCTGCTCGGCTGGGCCTGGACCTACCTCATCGTCGCCGAATACATCGGCGCCAGCTCCGGCATCACGTATTTCATCAACCAGCAGGCGAAATACCGCATCTACGACAACGTCTTCGCCGCCATCATCATGATCGGCATCATCGGTTTCACCACCGACCGCGTTCTTGCCGTCCTCGGCTCGAAACTCTTCCCGTGGAAGCGCCGCCGCGGCGCCGCGGTCGCCCGGAAAACCTGGTGGAAGAAACGCGCACCGAAACCCGCCGCCGAACCCGCGACCGCCTGATCTGTCATGTCCGCGCACCTTCTCGACCTGCCCGATTACCGTGAACAATCCCCGGAAGTCGCCGCCCGTTTCGCGCGCATCCGCGAACGCCCCGTCATCCTGCAGGTGCAGGATCTCGAGAAAGCCTTCGGCACCGGCGACGAACGGCATGTCGTTTTCAACAACGTCTCGCTGAACATCCACCGGCGCGAATTCATCACCGTCATCGGCCCGTCCGGCTGCGGCAAATCGACGCTGGCCCGCATTGTGGCCGGCCTCGACGAGTCCACCGGCGGCAACATCCTGCTCGATGGCCATCCCGTTTCCGGCCCCGGTCCGGACCGCGGCATGGTCTTCCAAGGTTACACGCTCTTCCCCTGGCTCACGGTCAAACGCAACGTCATGTTCGGCCTTGAAATGCGAGGCAAAACCAAGGCAACCGCCGAAAGCGAGGCCCGCTCCTGGATCGATATGGTTGGCCTCGCGAAGTTCGAAAACTCCTATCCCCACGAACTCTCCGGCGGCATGAAGCAGCGCGTCGCCATCGCCCGCGCTCTCGCCAACGAGCCTCGAATCCTCCTCATGGACGAACCATTCGGCGCACTTGATGCCATGACGCGCTGCAAGATGCAGAATTATTTACTGCAAATCTGGAAAAAGGTCGATGTCACCATTCTCTTCATCACCCACGATTTGGACGAAGCGATCTATCTCTCCGATCGCATCCTCGTGCTCGGGACAAATCCCGGTGGCGTGCGCGAAGTCATCGAAAATGCCGTCCCCCGTCCCCGCAGCGTCCACCAACTCCTCTCCCCGGAATTTCTGGCTCTCAAGGGGCGTCTCGACACGCTGATCCACGGCACCCCCTCGGAAACCGAAGAGGACAAGCTGCCCATGGGCCGCATGACCCTCGCCGGCGACGACGTCGAATAGCTCTCACCTCCTTCCCCGAGACCTCAAAAATTTTGCCCACACCAGTATTACTCCCTCAGCATTTCGTAATAACGTAATCATGAAATCCGACTCCGAAATCGAAGCCCTTCAGGCCGATCTCGCCGCCAAAGGCGTGAAATATTGCATCGGCGCCTACGTGGATATTCACGGCGTGCCGAAGGGCAAGGTCGTCCCACTCTCCCACTTTTCGCATTTCGCCCATGGCAGCGAACTCTATACCGGCTACGCCCTCGACGGACTCGGCCAGAGCCCGAACGACGACGAAATCAATTCCGTGCCGGACCTCGACCGCGGCTTTCCGCTTCCCTGGAATCCCGAGGTCGCGTGGTTTCCCGCCGACAACGAATTCCACGGCCAGCCCTACGAGATCAACGCCCGGGTTGCCCTCCAGAAACAGCTCGCCGAGGCCGCGAAAATGGGATTCGGCTTCAATCTCGGCATCGAATGCGAGGTCTACGTCGTCAAACAGACCGCCGACGGCCGCCTGGAGATTCCCAACGCCGACGACGACCTCGTGAAGTCCTGCTACGACGTGAAGCGATTCCTCGATCGTTACCCGTGGCTCGACAAGGTCGCGACCGCGATCGACACCCTCGGCTGGGACCTCTATTCGCTCGACCACGAGGACGGCAACTCGCAGTTCGAATTCGACTTCAAATACGCGGACGCGCTCACGATGTGCGACCGTTACACGTTCTTCCGGTTCATGGCGAAGCACTACGCCGCCGAGGAAGGCCTCCTCGCGACGTTCATGCCGAAACCCTTCGCGGACAAAACCGGAACCGGCGCGCATTTCAACATGTCGCTTTTCGATCCCCACACCGGCGCGAATCTCTTCGCGCGCGACCCGGCGGAGGATCCGCGCGGCCTTGGGCTCACCGAACTCGGCTACCAGTTCATCGCCGGTATCCTGCGCCACGGCCCCGCCCTCTGCGCGACCTTCGCGCCGACCGTGAACAGCTACAAGCGCCTCGTCCGCCGCGGCCTCATGGCCTATTACTCGTGGGCGCCCGTCTTCAACAGCTATGGCCGGAACAACCGCACGAATTCCGTCCGCGTGCCCATGGGCGGTGGCCGGGTGGAATCCCGCAACGCCGACGGCGCCTGCAATCCCTACCTCGCTGCCACTCTTGCTCTCGCCGCCGGATTGGAAGGCATCCGCGAAGGACTCGATCCCGGCGCGAGCAACGAGGAGAACCTCTACGAATTCACCCCCGCCCAGCTCGCCGAGCGCGGCATTCGGGAACTCCCGCAGACCCTCAAGGAAGCGGTGGACGCGTTTGCCGCGGATCCCTTTGTCGAAGAGATTCTCGGCGCCGATCTGCGCCAGGAGTTCATCACCTACAAAAGCGAGGAATGGCGGCAATACCATCAATCCATCAGCCAGTGGGAAATCAACCAGTATGCCCGGCTTTTTTGATCCCCCGTCTAATCAGGGAACGCAAGTTGCTGTCACCGGAACCAACCCCAGTCCCAGCTCCGTGAAACCGTCCGATCGTCCCGTCGAAGTCCTTGCCGAAACCATCTCCCGCCTGCGCACGCTCGGCGTGAAAAGCCGCACGCTTTACTCCGAGATGCTACGGGAAATTCTCATCGCCAATCCCGCGAGCTTTGCGGTCTGGTGCGCGTGGGAACCCAACGCCTTCGACGGTCGCGACGCGGACTTCCGCAACGCAGTCGGGCACGACGCCTCCGGCCGCTTCGTTCCCTACTGGCACCGCGCCAACGGCGAACTCGCCTGCGAGCCCCTCACCGGCTACGAACCGCACGCGCCCGGCGACTGGTATTCCACGACCCGCCGCTACGGCCAGCCGTGCGCGATTTCCCAGCCCTTCCTCTATCCGGTCTCCGGAAAACCACGTTGGATCACCGGAGAAATCACCCCGCTCTTCGAGCAGGGCCGGTTCGTCGGAGTCGTCGGGATCGATCTGGCCGCACAGCCCGCACGACGCCCCGACCCCACCGTGCCGGCGCTTCGCGCCCTTGGTCGATCGGCGGCCGCGGAGAAATTGCGCCTTCTCACGTCCCGCGAACGCGAGGTCCACTACTGGCTCTGCCAGGGAAAAACAAACGATGAGATCGCCGTCATTCTCGGCATCAGCAGCCACACCGTGAAAAATCATCTCAGCCTCATTTTTCAAAAACTCGGCGTGGAAAGTCGCTACGCCGTGATTGCTGAAGAGCGCACCTGAGGCCTCCGCAATTCCTACTGACTCGCAAATGCTTCACCCAAATGGGTGAGGATTTTCGACTGATCACCCCGGGATTGCTCCGCCATCTTTCCGCCTCACACTCATAGGGACAAAACAAGGAAATATTTTACCAACAAATTATCTGCCCGTGGCAGATAGTCAGCAACCGGGTTTCATCGAAGCTTAAAAAAATACAGAAAAAAGGTCGCCAATCACCCAAGGGAAACGTATCCTATGATAACCCATCGCACCATGCCACTCTTCGTCGAACGCCTCGCCCAAACCATCACTGCGCTGCATTCCGTGGGAATCGTCAGCCGCGATCTCCATACCGAGATCCTTCGCCACGCCTTGGAAAGCCACCCCGAAGTTTTCAGTGTCTGGAGCGTCTGGGAGCCCAATGAATTCGATGGCCGCGACGACGAATTCCGCAACACGGAAGCGCACGATGCCACCGGTCGCTTCATTCCTTCCTGGCACCGCAAGGATGGCCGCCTCGAGCTCAGCCCCGTGCACGGCTACGAGACGCAGGGCCGCGGCGACTGGTATTGGATTCCCAAGAAGACCGGCGAGGTCTGCGGAATGGATCCCTACGCGGTCCTGATCGCCGGCTCCGTCTGCGTGATCACGAGCGAACTCGCACCCATTCTCGCCGCGGGCAAGACCCTGGGCGTTGTCGGTGTCGACACCCTCGTTCCCCAGCCTCCCGCCGGTTCCGACTCTCGTTCGCCGCGCCTCATCCCCCGCTCCTACCCGAGCGTCCGGGTGCTCAGTGCGACCGAGCAGAGTGCCGGCCTCCTGCGCCTGACCAAGCGTGAGCGCGAGGTGCACTATTGGCTTTGCCAGGGCAAGTCGAACGAAGACATCGCCCAGATCCTCGTGGTGAGCCCGCACACCGTGAAGAATCACATCGATCACATCTTCCAGAAACTCGGCGTGGAAAACCGCTACGCCGCGGCGCTGCTTCATCCGAGCCGTTCGGCCGGTTAAGCGATTCCGGAAGCGAATCTTTCCAGCCCGCCCGCGAGCGATCGCCGGCGGGCTTCTTTTTTTGCCGCGAGCGGCATCCGGCAGGGTTAGTCCCCCTTTTTCGCGAGCAATCGGGCGATGGCCTGCGCGTTCATCACCGCCTTCGGCACGAAGGAATCGACATCCACCCACTCCGGCACCTTGCGGCCGTCGGCACTGCGTTCCGAGCAATGCGAATGCTCGCCCCGAGGCCCCAGTCCATCGATCGTCGGAAAGCGGTGCCAGAGCACGTTTCCATCGCTCAGCCCCCCCCGCTCCTGCCGCTGCACGGTCAGTCCCATCTCCCGGCCAGCCGCCTGCCATTCGCGAATCAGCCGTTCCGTCTCCGGGTTTGCCGGCCACGGCGGGCATTCATCGACGGGCGTCACCGTCACCTGACACGCGTGGCCGTCCTGGCTGCTCACGCTTCCCTCGCCGCCGAGCGCGAGGATGGCCTCCCGCGTCCGCGCGAACGCCTCCGGATCGAAGGCCCGCATTTCCAGCGTCGCGGTCGCCTCATGCGGCACCCGGTTGTTCACGGTGCCGCCGGCAATCGTCCCGACGTTCACCGTCACCCCGGCGGCGTAATCCGTGAGGCCCGCCAGTTGCCGGACCGTCTCCGCGAGCTGCACGATGGCATTCGCGCCGTGGGCATGACCGCCGCCGGCGTGCGCTCCCCGGCCCTCCACGCGCACCGTGAAAGTCGCCCGGCCTTTTCGCGCTGCCACGACCGCCCAATTGTCATCCGCGCCGCCATCGGCTTCGAAAATCAGGCACGCGCGGAGGTCCGCCGGAAGCTGCTGTGCGCAGGCCGCCCCGAAATCTTCGGAATCGAGCTCCTCGCAGGCATTCAGCGCCACCACCCAGTTCGCCGCGACGAAGAGTGCCGGCTCCGCGGCGCGCATTGCCGCGAGCATCAGCCAGATGAGCGCCGTGCCGCCCTTGATGTCGTTCGTGCCGGGTCCGTAGATCCGCCGTCCCTCCCGCCACCATCGGAAATCGTTGCGCCGCTCCTCCTCTTCGGGGAAGACCGTGTCGAGGTGCGAGACGAGCGCCAGCGTCGGCCGGTCGTCCCGCCGGGGCGTCGCCAGAAAAAAATGGTCGCCCCGCTGCGTTCCCGCGGGAGCCTTCGCCGGCACGGTGACGGCCGAGAATCCCAAGGGCGCGAAAGTCTCGGCGATCAAGCGCCCGACAGCGTTCACGCCCGCTGCATTCGCAGTGAAACTGTTGATTTCCACCATGCCCCGCAGGAATTTCAGCGCCGCGGGTAACCGTTCCTCACACGCCGCCGAAAAAGTTGGTGTTTGCATTGGGTCGATACGGTCGGAAGGTAGACCCGTTGCGATATGGGAGCAACGACACATGAGGGAAGACATCACACAAACCGCCGCGGAGCCGTTGCCCCCGCTGGATCTCGCCGTGCGCATCGGCTGCGAGCTCACCTATCAATGCGAGACCGAGACGCCCGCCCTCGTGACCTTCAAGCCGCGGCATGATGCCTACCAGTCGATCCGGCAGGAGAGCGTGATCTTCGAACCCGAGCTGCCGGCCACGGAATTCGAGGACGACCACGGCAACATCGTGTTCCGCACGGTCCTGAAACCCGGAACGAATCTCCTGCGCTACGACGCCGTCGCGATGGTTCCCAGCCTGCGGGAGGATTTCCTCCACGTCGACGAACCGATCGCCCCGCACCTTTTGCCCGCGTCGATTCTGCGTTACACGCTGCCCACGCGCTACTGCGACTCGGACAAACTTCTCGATTTTGCGTGGAAGAACTTCGGCCATCTTCCGAACGGCCTCGCCCGCGTGCGCGGCATCTGCGAATGGCTGCACCACCACATCGAATATCGCACCGGCTCCGGCAGCCCGAATATTTCCGCCCACGACGTCATCGAGCGTCGCTACGGCGTCTGCCGCGATCTCGCCCACTGCGCCGTCGCGCTCTGCCGCACGTTCAACATTCCCGCCCGCTACGTCAGCGGCTATGTGCCCGACATCGCCTGCTACGATCCCGGCACTCCCATGGATTTCCACGCCTACATGGAGGTCTTCCTCGGCGGCCACTGGCAGGTCTTCGACGCCCGTTTCAACGAACCCCGCGTCGGTCGCATTCGCATCTCCGCGGGTTACGATGCCGTGAACGGCGCCTTCACCACGCTCTACGGCGCCGCGGTTCTCACGAATTTCCAGGTGTGGTCGTATCAGATCGATCCCGAGGAAGTGCACGTGGGCGATCCCGTCGATCTTTCGAAGCGCCTCTGCGGCACGCCGGAAGTGCGCCACCCCGCCCACCATGTGCCGCATCCGCATACCAGCCCGTCGCTGGTCGTGAATCCGAACTGATCCCTCAGAATACCGCCAGCGCCATCGGCGCGTCGTGGTCGAGATGCTCCGCGCACACCCGGAACAGATCCTCCTCCGTGTCGACCCGCCGGATGTCGTGCAGATAGCGCCCCGTCGGCTCCACGCCCACGCCGAGGAAGTTCAGGTATTTCTTCATCTTCTGGACTTGGAGCTTCTCGGTGCCGCCCGCCGGGAACGTCGCGTCATAAAGCTCGCGGATGTAGGCCAGCACCTCGCGACCGCTCGGCAGCGCCACCTCCTCGCCCCGCTGCCGCTGGCGGATCTGCGAGAAAATCCACGGATTCCGGATCGCCCCGCGCCCGATCATCAACCCGCGCGCGCCGGTCTCGGCGATCACGCGTTCCGCCGTGCCGGCCGAATCGATGTTGCCATTCGCGATCACCGGGCATGGCAATGCCGCAACCGCCCGCCCGATGAATTCGTAGTGCACATCGCTGCGATACATTTCGAGCACCGTGCGGCCGTGGACCGTGAGCAGGTCGATCGAATGCCGCGCAAAGATCGGCAGCAGCTCCTCGAAAATCTCCGGCGTGTCGAAGCCGATTCGTGTCTTGACCGTGAAAGGAATCGTCACCGCCTCGCGCAACGTGCCGAGAATGCGATCCACGCGCGGTAGATCGCGCAGCAGACCGCCGCCCGCGCATTTGCGATAAACCACCGGCGCGGGACAGCCGAGATTCAGGTCGACCGCCGCCACCGGATGGCGCTGGAGTTCCCTTGCCGCCCGCGCGAGGTGCGCCGGATCGTTGCCAATGAGCTGGCCGATCGCCGGGCGACCGGTGGGATTTTCCGTGATCGAGCGCAGGATATCGCGGTCCAGCCGCGACGTATCCGTCA comes from Chthoniobacterales bacterium and encodes:
- a CDS encoding ABC transporter permease subunit, giving the protein MTESRKRAPRRPWLKPYGELPASGQAAFLWASFLLPLIAWAIVSYVPFVWHPLVEIKEPGGVSYFHPGTLIDRKIFKAENAKMRDAGLPIATGRPANPVFLPAPHEVAISFYKSFTTPPRRKGEKWLHESLWQSIQVIFWGFTVSSLIGVPLGILCGVYAPISRITEPFVDFTRYMPAPAFGALAVAVLGIYDPPKVAIIFLGTFFQQVLVIANTTRKLDTSLIEAAQTLGANRLHLLFRIIVPGIAVDLYNDMRILLGWAWTYLIVAEYIGASSGITYFINQQAKYRIYDNVFAAIIMIGIIGFTTDRVLAVLGSKLFPWKRRRGAAVARKTWWKKRAPKPAAEPATA
- a CDS encoding ABC transporter ATP-binding protein; translated protein: MSAHLLDLPDYREQSPEVAARFARIRERPVILQVQDLEKAFGTGDERHVVFNNVSLNIHRREFITVIGPSGCGKSTLARIVAGLDESTGGNILLDGHPVSGPGPDRGMVFQGYTLFPWLTVKRNVMFGLEMRGKTKATAESEARSWIDMVGLAKFENSYPHELSGGMKQRVAIARALANEPRILLMDEPFGALDAMTRCKMQNYLLQIWKKVDVTILFITHDLDEAIYLSDRILVLGTNPGGVREVIENAVPRPRSVHQLLSPEFLALKGRLDTLIHGTPSETEEDKLPMGRMTLAGDDVE
- the glnT gene encoding type III glutamate--ammonia ligase, whose product is MKSDSEIEALQADLAAKGVKYCIGAYVDIHGVPKGKVVPLSHFSHFAHGSELYTGYALDGLGQSPNDDEINSVPDLDRGFPLPWNPEVAWFPADNEFHGQPYEINARVALQKQLAEAAKMGFGFNLGIECEVYVVKQTADGRLEIPNADDDLVKSCYDVKRFLDRYPWLDKVATAIDTLGWDLYSLDHEDGNSQFEFDFKYADALTMCDRYTFFRFMAKHYAAEEGLLATFMPKPFADKTGTGAHFNMSLFDPHTGANLFARDPAEDPRGLGLTELGYQFIAGILRHGPALCATFAPTVNSYKRLVRRGLMAYYSWAPVFNSYGRNNRTNSVRVPMGGGRVESRNADGACNPYLAATLALAAGLEGIREGLDPGASNEENLYEFTPAQLAERGIRELPQTLKEAVDAFAADPFVEEILGADLRQEFITYKSEEWRQYHQSISQWEINQYARLF
- a CDS encoding LuxR C-terminal-related transcriptional regulator, giving the protein MKPSDRPVEVLAETISRLRTLGVKSRTLYSEMLREILIANPASFAVWCAWEPNAFDGRDADFRNAVGHDASGRFVPYWHRANGELACEPLTGYEPHAPGDWYSTTRRYGQPCAISQPFLYPVSGKPRWITGEITPLFEQGRFVGVVGIDLAAQPARRPDPTVPALRALGRSAAAEKLRLLTSREREVHYWLCQGKTNDEIAVILGISSHTVKNHLSLIFQKLGVESRYAVIAEERT
- a CDS encoding LuxR C-terminal-related transcriptional regulator: MPLFVERLAQTITALHSVGIVSRDLHTEILRHALESHPEVFSVWSVWEPNEFDGRDDEFRNTEAHDATGRFIPSWHRKDGRLELSPVHGYETQGRGDWYWIPKKTGEVCGMDPYAVLIAGSVCVITSELAPILAAGKTLGVVGVDTLVPQPPAGSDSRSPRLIPRSYPSVRVLSATEQSAGLLRLTKREREVHYWLCQGKSNEDIAQILVVSPHTVKNHIDHIFQKLGVENRYAAALLHPSRSAG
- a CDS encoding M20/M25/M40 family metallo-hydrolase — protein: MVEINSFTANAAGVNAVGRLIAETFAPLGFSAVTVPAKAPAGTQRGDHFFLATPRRDDRPTLALVSHLDTVFPEEEERRNDFRWWREGRRIYGPGTNDIKGGTALIWLMLAAMRAAEPALFVAANWVVALNACEELDSEDFGAACAQQLPADLRACLIFEADGGADDNWAVVAARKGRATFTVRVEGRGAHAGGGHAHGANAIVQLAETVRQLAGLTDYAAGVTVNVGTIAGGTVNNRVPHEATATLEMRAFDPEAFARTREAILALGGEGSVSSQDGHACQVTVTPVDECPPWPANPETERLIREWQAAGREMGLTVQRQERGGLSDGNVLWHRFPTIDGLGPRGEHSHCSERSADGRKVPEWVDVDSFVPKAVMNAQAIARLLAKKGD
- a CDS encoding transglutaminase family protein; the protein is MREDITQTAAEPLPPLDLAVRIGCELTYQCETETPALVTFKPRHDAYQSIRQESVIFEPELPATEFEDDHGNIVFRTVLKPGTNLLRYDAVAMVPSLREDFLHVDEPIAPHLLPASILRYTLPTRYCDSDKLLDFAWKNFGHLPNGLARVRGICEWLHHHIEYRTGSGSPNISAHDVIERRYGVCRDLAHCAVALCRTFNIPARYVSGYVPDIACYDPGTPMDFHAYMEVFLGGHWQVFDARFNEPRVGRIRISAGYDAVNGAFTTLYGAAVLTNFQVWSYQIDPEEVHVGDPVDLSKRLCGTPEVRHPAHHVPHPHTSPSLVVNPN
- a CDS encoding tRNA-dihydrouridine synthase family protein gives rise to the protein MKQDAPVLALAPMQDVTDWAFWKLMARYGGADVYFTEYFRVTDTSRLDRDILRSITENPTGRPAIGQLIGNDPAHLARAARELQRHPVAAVDLNLGCPAPVVYRKCAGGGLLRDLPRVDRILGTLREAVTIPFTVKTRIGFDTPEIFEELLPIFARHSIDLLTVHGRTVLEMYRSDVHYEFIGRAVAALPCPVIANGNIDSAGTAERVIAETGARGLMIGRGAIRNPWIFSQIRQRQRGEEVALPSGREVLAYIRELYDATFPAGGTEKLQVQKMKKYLNFLGVGVEPTGRYLHDIRRVDTEEDLFRVCAEHLDHDAPMALAVF